In one window of Tumebacillus algifaecis DNA:
- a CDS encoding NAD-dependent malic enzyme, whose amino-acid sequence MANERTAGLSLIYRLELQNSSNTFGKVAQIIGEEGGDIIGVDVVHVDKDHSIRDVNVNVFDRRHGKVIRERLEEAEGIHVVNLSDRTMLMHLGGKIEIRSKIPVRNRDELARVYTPHVATICEAIHEDPSKAFKLTIKKNTVAVVSDGTAVLGLGDIGPYAAMPVMEGKAMLFKQFAGVDAFPICLDTKDTEAIIAHIKAIAPAFGGINLEDISSPRCFEIEARLKEELDIPVFHDDQHGTAVVLLAGLMNACKLVGKQLEDLKVVVTGIGAAGIACTKMLLLAGVRNIMGVDRMGVISRNHEYENPMWQWYAEHTNPNNLEGTLSDVIKGADVFIGVSGPGVLTVEHLQSMAQDPIVFAMANPNPEIDPDVAAPYVRVMATGRSDYPNQINNLLCFPSIFKGALDCRASDINEEMKLAASHAIASTVSDEELSEHYIIPSVFNKKVVQAVRLAVIEAAYRTGVARRRYRDYSDKQ is encoded by the coding sequence ATGGCTAATGAAAGAACAGCCGGTTTGTCACTGATCTACCGGTTAGAATTACAAAACAGCTCGAACACCTTCGGGAAGGTCGCACAGATCATCGGAGAAGAAGGCGGGGACATCATCGGCGTCGACGTGGTGCACGTGGACAAAGACCACTCGATCCGCGACGTCAATGTCAACGTCTTTGACCGCCGCCACGGCAAAGTGATCCGCGAGCGTCTGGAAGAGGCGGAAGGCATCCATGTCGTCAACCTTTCGGACCGCACGATGCTGATGCACTTGGGCGGCAAAATCGAAATTCGATCCAAGATTCCCGTTCGCAACCGCGATGAGCTGGCTCGCGTGTACACACCGCATGTCGCCACCATCTGCGAAGCGATTCATGAAGATCCGAGCAAAGCGTTCAAACTGACGATAAAGAAAAACACGGTCGCTGTCGTTTCGGACGGTACCGCCGTGCTTGGTCTGGGCGATATCGGCCCGTATGCGGCGATGCCGGTCATGGAAGGGAAAGCGATGCTGTTCAAACAGTTCGCAGGCGTCGATGCCTTCCCGATCTGCCTTGACACGAAAGACACCGAAGCGATCATCGCACACATCAAAGCGATCGCACCCGCTTTTGGTGGCATCAACTTGGAAGACATCTCCTCGCCGCGCTGCTTTGAGATCGAAGCGCGCTTGAAGGAGGAGCTTGACATTCCGGTCTTCCACGATGACCAGCACGGGACGGCTGTCGTCCTGCTCGCAGGTCTGATGAACGCCTGCAAACTGGTCGGCAAGCAGCTGGAAGATCTGAAAGTGGTCGTGACCGGCATCGGGGCGGCTGGCATCGCCTGCACCAAAATGTTGCTCCTCGCCGGTGTCAGAAACATCATGGGTGTCGATCGCATGGGCGTGATCTCGCGGAACCACGAATACGAGAACCCGATGTGGCAATGGTATGCAGAGCACACCAATCCGAACAACTTGGAAGGCACACTGTCCGATGTCATCAAAGGCGCGGACGTCTTCATCGGCGTCTCCGGCCCGGGCGTGCTGACTGTGGAGCATTTGCAATCGATGGCGCAAGACCCGATCGTCTTTGCGATGGCCAATCCGAATCCGGAAATCGATCCGGACGTGGCTGCACCGTACGTGCGCGTCATGGCGACAGGCCGCTCCGACTACCCGAACCAGATCAACAACCTGCTCTGCTTCCCAAGCATCTTCAAAGGTGCGCTGGACTGCCGCGCTTCCGATATCAATGAGGAGATGAAGCTGGCCGCCTCGCATGCGATCGCAAGCACCGTGAGCGATGAGGAGCTGTCCGAACACTACATCATCCCGTCTGTGTTCAACAAGAAAGTCGTTCAAGCGGTTCGCCTTGCTGTCATCGAAGCAGCCTACCGCACCGGCGTAGCTCGCCGCAGATACCGCGACTACAGCGACAAGCAGTAG
- a CDS encoding pro-sigmaK processing inhibitor BofA family protein, translating into MSAWQVIGMLVGSVVLIYMIAQLLRAPGQALMGVLRGLIVGVVALFVINLIGASFGFHIAINPFTAATTALLGLPGVAALVVINVWMV; encoded by the coding sequence ATGTCAGCATGGCAAGTAATCGGGATGCTCGTTGGCAGTGTCGTGCTCATCTATATGATCGCACAGTTGTTGCGCGCGCCAGGACAAGCGCTCATGGGGGTGCTGCGCGGGTTGATTGTCGGCGTCGTGGCTTTGTTTGTGATCAATTTGATCGGAGCCTCGTTTGGCTTTCATATCGCGATCAACCCATTCACCGCGGCGACGACTGCGCTCCTCGGATTGCCGGGGGTGGCGGCGCTCGTCGTGATCAACGTTTGGATGGTTTGA
- a CDS encoding sigma factor G inhibitor Gin has translation MEELNVYGDKQGGGTCIVCGESKAFGIRIISQFLCHECEREIVSTDAQDEKYRYYVERMKQIWLEAIS, from the coding sequence ATGGAAGAATTGAACGTGTACGGAGACAAACAAGGCGGCGGCACCTGCATCGTCTGCGGGGAGTCCAAAGCGTTCGGCATTCGCATCATTTCTCAGTTTTTGTGCCACGAGTGCGAACGAGAAATCGTCAGCACTGACGCACAGGACGAAAAATATCGCTATTATGTGGAACGGATGAAACAGATCTGGTTGGAGGCGATCTCCTAA